In Bacteroidota bacterium, a single genomic region encodes these proteins:
- a CDS encoding ABC transporter ATP-binding protein, whose product MLEIRDLVKVYPGPVVALQGLQLSIPQGMFGLLGPNGSGKSTLMRIITGLLEPTSGAVLMDGHNVTETPAYIWQRLGYLPQDFGFYPNLTGEMVLKHMLRLKGVEAPGGLNKLVASLLERVNLSYAARRKVKAYSGGMKQRLGIAQAIAGNPELVIVDEPTAGLDPQERIRFYRLLSELAEERTVLLTTHIVEDVAVLCPQFAVMQQGEVLAQTSPSAACAAIEGTIYEGQADQALLEKLTEAGLVTRAYLVEGRNRLRIHVKHDVVPDGFTAVAPTLEDAYMLIQQGGAS is encoded by the coding sequence ATGTTAGAGATTCGAGATCTGGTCAAAGTGTACCCCGGGCCCGTTGTTGCACTACAGGGCTTGCAGCTATCCATTCCACAGGGCATGTTTGGCCTGCTTGGGCCAAATGGCTCTGGTAAATCTACCTTGATGCGCATCATTACCGGTTTGCTCGAACCCACATCGGGGGCAGTGCTCATGGATGGACACAACGTCACCGAAACACCGGCCTACATATGGCAGCGCCTCGGCTACCTGCCACAAGATTTTGGGTTCTACCCGAACCTGACCGGGGAGATGGTGCTGAAGCACATGCTGCGCCTGAAAGGGGTAGAGGCACCCGGTGGGTTAAACAAGCTGGTTGCTTCTTTATTGGAGCGGGTGAATTTGAGCTATGCCGCCCGCAGAAAAGTGAAAGCGTATTCGGGCGGGATGAAGCAACGGCTCGGCATCGCCCAGGCTATTGCCGGCAACCCGGAGCTCGTTATTGTAGATGAGCCGACTGCCGGACTCGATCCGCAGGAGCGCATTCGGTTTTACCGCCTGCTTTCTGAACTCGCGGAAGAGCGCACGGTGTTGCTTACAACGCATATCGTGGAAGACGTCGCCGTCTTATGTCCACAGTTTGCCGTTATGCAACAGGGCGAAGTATTAGCCCAGACGAGCCCGAGTGCGGCCTGCGCGGCCATCGAAGGGACCATCTACGAAGGACAGGCTGATCAGGCCCTGCTGGAAAAGCTGACCGAGGCAGGATTGGTAACCCGCGCCTACCTCGTTGAAGGTCGCAACCGGCTCCGCATCCATGTGAAGCACGATGTCGTGCCCGATGGCTTTACAGCGGTTGCACCGACCCTCGAAGACGCTTACATGTTGATCCAGCAAGGAGGTGCATCATGA
- a CDS encoding M1 family aminopeptidase, with translation MTNRRFFHVLHHECLTILRLPVFWVLFFVALAITMSVNPAALIPRSQIANSGELLFVNSKFVLAQYFALSGFFTFALLGSVIAGLSVIRDLESNNTQILHSTPLTAFTYIAGKFAGIVCALVVALVIHMLIAGLIYELRPMDDPMLTTGPFHLSNYLIASVVFAFPGMLFFSGAAFAVGTITRKPMAVYAVGAVLFILTMRYCVVSSPATVGPTLHAVYSYLDPSGLRWLIHDVFALEKGITFYNTAPLGLDATFIGNRVLMLGFVLLFVSAAALYFRGWLRRGGAASGLFKVFKKKKAVATLDALEASPHTFADLRGLSMSNSKTNGFASLFRLVSAEFRELYRQPVVYVFGFFILALVTETAVESAEGILGATAYLTAGSIAVAGYDIMVVLLCMLLLFYVIEQSQRDTVTRFSDLLYTTPVSTVTLMLSRLVIALVLCAGIVVVGIAGALMLLLAQGSAFVEVGPFLLIWGALLGTTLFLWISFVLLMLSVFRNRYVVYGIGIMALGISTYMHVQDQFTWANNWDLLGTLHWSEMGLFSLSGMPLLLNRIWAFSLAGALFVLAVMTMQRTRLDSLALLGRMQLQRVGRLAIRILPLFVLPLVLSGYISHQINEGFQGDKAEAVEKNYRQMHYVTWNGYKPPSMIAVHATVDLYPEARAMDVDGVFEMVNDRAVAMPALPFTAGHSFDAISWTFNGTAIEAEERAGLHVLRPAIPIQPGDTLRVGFSYRSVYPRGFTRNGGGMRHFVLPSGVLVSTMRGEFLPEPGFDAQRGMSGDVVFAPANYADMVGHLDVSTATEKPTLFSSKLQVSAPAAYEVTATGVEMSRQTAAGRTVTTWETPAPISVINVMAGKWAVEQADDVAVYYHPEHTYNVETMLDAMGAAKEHFGDWFAPYPWQELRINEYPAFDNNATGFPINISFSESIGFMTKDEAGAYLPYVVTAHEVAHQWWGHMISPAEAPGADFLIEGMANYSALMLVEEEKGREAREAFLRYMEQQYIRRRRADREVPLLENIATDTQGEVVAYNKGAWVMWMLQQQMGREALIAGLHGFTTTYNVMQDTMPAALPTLQDMLNHLRAQSLDAKAFDAFVAQWFGEVALPRFQLSKVTREQVDGMWEVRGTIVNAGTGVVPTEVSVVQQMPDYERRKLTYEGEIAIETVVVHTDEGRTFTIRTAFEPEGVLIDPHLKVLQRDRYKAMFNFDE, from the coding sequence ATGACCAACCGACGCTTCTTTCATGTACTGCACCATGAATGCCTGACCATCTTGCGGCTTCCTGTTTTCTGGGTATTGTTTTTTGTGGCGCTTGCTATCACGATGAGTGTAAATCCGGCTGCGCTGATACCACGGAGTCAGATTGCTAATTCTGGCGAGTTGTTGTTTGTGAACTCAAAATTTGTGCTCGCCCAGTACTTTGCGCTGTCTGGCTTTTTTACGTTTGCTTTGCTAGGATCCGTGATCGCAGGATTGTCTGTGATTCGCGATCTGGAGTCGAATAACACACAAATCCTGCACAGCACACCGCTGACGGCCTTTACGTATATCGCCGGCAAGTTCGCCGGCATTGTCTGCGCGCTTGTTGTAGCGCTGGTTATCCATATGCTGATTGCCGGACTCATTTATGAACTCCGGCCAATGGATGACCCGATGTTGACAACCGGGCCATTCCATCTTTCAAACTACCTCATTGCATCCGTCGTTTTTGCCTTTCCCGGTATGCTGTTCTTTTCGGGCGCAGCTTTTGCCGTAGGTACAATAACGCGGAAGCCGATGGCTGTGTATGCTGTTGGGGCTGTCTTGTTTATTCTTACGATGCGTTACTGTGTGGTATCGTCGCCGGCAACAGTAGGCCCAACCCTGCATGCCGTGTATTCCTACCTCGATCCATCTGGCTTGCGCTGGTTGATCCACGATGTATTTGCGTTGGAAAAAGGCATCACATTCTATAACACTGCGCCACTTGGTCTCGATGCTACCTTTATCGGCAACCGGGTGTTGATGCTAGGGTTTGTCTTGCTTTTTGTTAGCGCCGCTGCCCTGTATTTTCGCGGCTGGTTGCGCCGGGGTGGGGCAGCATCTGGTTTGTTTAAGGTCTTTAAGAAGAAGAAAGCGGTTGCAACGCTGGACGCTTTAGAGGCATCACCGCACACCTTTGCTGACCTTCGCGGATTGTCCATGTCAAACAGTAAGACAAACGGGTTTGCCAGCCTCTTTAGACTGGTTAGTGCTGAGTTTAGGGAGTTGTACCGGCAGCCCGTGGTGTACGTATTTGGTTTCTTTATCCTCGCGCTGGTGACGGAGACCGCTGTTGAATCAGCTGAAGGGATCCTTGGCGCCACTGCTTACCTCACCGCGGGGTCGATCGCCGTTGCCGGCTACGACATTATGGTTGTGCTGCTGTGCATGCTTCTGCTGTTTTATGTAATCGAACAGAGCCAGCGGGATACCGTCACGCGGTTCTCAGACCTGCTGTATACCACGCCTGTGTCAACAGTCACACTGATGCTGTCGCGGCTGGTGATTGCACTTGTGCTTTGTGCCGGCATCGTTGTGGTGGGTATTGCGGGGGCTTTGATGTTGTTGCTTGCGCAAGGCAGTGCCTTTGTTGAAGTTGGTCCGTTTTTGCTCATTTGGGGCGCGCTGCTGGGTACCACGTTGTTCTTGTGGATTTCCTTTGTCTTGCTGATGCTTTCGGTGTTCAGAAATCGCTATGTCGTCTATGGTATTGGCATTATGGCACTCGGAATCAGTACCTACATGCACGTTCAGGATCAATTTACCTGGGCGAACAACTGGGATTTGCTTGGCACACTGCACTGGTCTGAAATGGGACTCTTCTCATTGAGCGGTATGCCTTTGTTGTTGAACAGAATCTGGGCTTTTTCGCTTGCCGGCGCCTTGTTTGTCCTGGCCGTCATGACCATGCAGCGCACACGTCTGGATTCACTGGCACTGTTGGGCCGCATGCAGTTACAACGCGTTGGCCGGCTGGCGATCCGTATTTTGCCACTCTTTGTCCTGCCATTGGTACTGTCTGGCTACATCAGTCATCAGATCAATGAGGGGTTTCAGGGAGACAAAGCTGAAGCCGTGGAGAAAAACTACCGGCAGATGCATTACGTAACCTGGAATGGGTATAAACCACCCAGCATGATTGCTGTGCATGCAACCGTTGATTTGTACCCGGAAGCGCGTGCGATGGATGTTGACGGTGTGTTTGAAATGGTCAATGATCGTGCAGTTGCGATGCCGGCTTTGCCTTTTACAGCCGGCCATTCGTTCGACGCCATTAGCTGGACCTTCAATGGCACGGCCATAGAAGCAGAAGAACGCGCTGGCTTGCATGTGCTGAGGCCTGCCATTCCGATACAGCCAGGCGACACGTTGCGTGTGGGCTTTAGCTACCGTTCGGTTTATCCACGAGGGTTTACCAGAAATGGCGGCGGGATGCGTCACTTTGTGCTGCCGTCAGGCGTACTGGTCTCTACGATGCGCGGAGAGTTTCTGCCAGAACCCGGATTTGATGCACAACGGGGGATGTCTGGTGATGTTGTTTTTGCACCGGCCAACTATGCAGATATGGTTGGGCACCTGGATGTCTCAACGGCCACCGAGAAGCCAACCTTGTTTAGCAGCAAACTGCAGGTGTCAGCACCGGCTGCTTATGAAGTGACTGCCACGGGCGTTGAAATGTCCCGGCAGACGGCCGCCGGCCGCACGGTCACTACCTGGGAAACGCCGGCGCCAATTTCGGTGATCAACGTGATGGCTGGTAAGTGGGCCGTCGAACAGGCAGATGACGTAGCCGTCTACTATCACCCGGAGCATACGTACAACGTGGAAACGATGCTGGATGCCATGGGCGCGGCCAAAGAACACTTTGGCGACTGGTTTGCACCGTATCCATGGCAGGAACTCCGCATCAATGAGTATCCCGCTTTTGATAACAATGCAACTGGTTTCCCGATCAACATCAGCTTTTCCGAAAGCATTGGATTCATGACCAAAGATGAAGCTGGCGCTTACTTGCCGTATGTGGTTACGGCACACGAGGTGGCGCACCAGTGGTGGGGGCATATGATCTCACCGGCTGAAGCGCCAGGGGCTGATTTCTTAATCGAAGGTATGGCAAATTATTCAGCGCTGATGTTGGTCGAAGAAGAGAAAGGTCGAGAAGCGCGCGAAGCCTTCTTAAGGTATATGGAGCAGCAATACATCAGGCGCCGGCGCGCTGACCGGGAGGTGCCGTTGCTTGAAAACATTGCTACAGACACACAAGGCGAAGTTGTCGCTTATAATAAAGGGGCCTGGGTCATGTGGATGCTGCAGCAGCAAATGGGTCGCGAGGCATTGATTGCCGGCTTGCATGGCTTTACAACGACCTACAATGTAATGCAAGACACCATGCCCGCCGCGTTGCCTACTCTGCAGGATATGCTAAATCATTTACGGGCCCAATCATTAGATGCTAAAGCGTTTGATGCCTTTGTTGCCCAATGGTTTGGTGAAGTGGCCTTGCCACGTTTCCAGCTTTCAAAAGTGACGCGCGAACAGGTAGATGGGATGTGGGAGGTACGCGGCACTATCGTGAATGCCGGCACTGGTGTTGTGCCAACGGAGGTGTCTGTTGTACAGCAGATGCCAGACTATGAACGCCGCAAGCTAACGTACGAAGGTGAAATTGCCATCGAAACGGTTGTTGTACACACCGATGAAGGCAGAACCTTTACCATCCGTACTGCATTTGAACCCGAAGGTGTACTGATCGACCCACACCTGAAAGTTTTGCAGCGCGATCGGTACAAAGCGATGTTCAACTTTGATGAATAA
- the folK gene encoding 2-amino-4-hydroxy-6-hydroxymethyldihydropteridine diphosphokinase — protein MEQHIYIGLGSNLGNRIEHLQWVCRHFQDHALLAVQAVSPVYTSAAHTLGDQAQPAYLNAVVQLASKLEPLQVLNVLHACERAAGRDREKEGRWGSRTLDLDILAYGTERVDMPGLTIPHRRLADRRFVLQPWSDLAPGFIVPAPFGKTVADLLAGCEDHAELAKTSLQLLD, from the coding sequence TTGGAGCAACACATTTATATAGGCCTGGGGTCTAACCTGGGCAATCGCATCGAGCATCTCCAGTGGGTATGCCGGCACTTTCAGGATCATGCATTGCTTGCGGTGCAAGCTGTATCACCTGTGTATACGTCGGCTGCCCACACGCTCGGTGACCAGGCGCAGCCTGCCTATCTCAATGCGGTGGTTCAGCTTGCATCCAAACTCGAACCGTTGCAGGTACTGAATGTGTTGCATGCCTGTGAACGTGCTGCCGGACGCGACCGCGAAAAGGAAGGGCGGTGGGGGTCTCGTACATTGGATCTGGACATTCTGGCATACGGAACCGAGCGCGTGGACATGCCCGGACTGACGATTCCGCATCGCCGTCTGGCGGATCGTCGTTTTGTTTTGCAGCCCTGGTCGGATCTTGCTCCAGGGTTTATAGTGCCTGCGCCTTTTGGTAAAACTGTTGCGGATTTACTGGCCGGCTGTGAGGATCATGCAGAACTTGCAAAAACCTCGTTGCAACTGCTTGACTAA
- a CDS encoding deoxynucleoside kinase, translating into MSDETQEDTPNAAVALRDDLRYVVIEGVIGAGKTSLSRLLAERFNGKLVLEEFEDNPFLGRFYEDPKRWGFHTQLSFLASRFQQQRTVHDRSLFHQVVISDYLFEKDRIFAHLNLKDEELQLYETLFRQMQVSTPRPDLVVYLQSSPDRLMQNIRKRERNIERQMSRKYIEELNEAYNYYFFRFDRSPLLIINASNIDFVENPEDLEELVRQIVSVNHPGTTYFNPGQADQ; encoded by the coding sequence ATGTCAGACGAAACCCAAGAAGATACACCCAATGCAGCCGTTGCCCTACGCGATGACCTGCGGTATGTGGTTATTGAAGGGGTTATCGGTGCCGGCAAAACCAGCCTATCCAGGCTGTTGGCAGAGCGCTTTAATGGTAAACTTGTACTGGAAGAGTTTGAAGATAATCCGTTCCTGGGCAGGTTCTACGAAGACCCCAAACGGTGGGGTTTTCACACGCAATTAAGCTTTCTTGCCAGCCGCTTCCAACAACAGCGCACCGTACACGACCGGTCGTTGTTTCATCAGGTTGTCATCAGTGATTACCTGTTTGAGAAAGATCGGATTTTTGCCCATCTAAACCTGAAAGACGAAGAGCTGCAATTGTACGAAACGCTCTTTCGGCAAATGCAGGTCTCAACGCCACGGCCCGACCTTGTCGTTTACCTGCAATCATCGCCGGATCGGTTGATGCAGAACATTCGAAAGCGGGAACGCAACATCGAGCGGCAAATGAGCAGGAAGTACATTGAAGAGCTGAACGAAGCCTACAATTACTACTTTTTCCGTTTTGACCGCAGTCCCTTGCTCATTATCAATGCGAGCAATATCGACTTTGTGGAGAACCCCGAAGACCTGGAAGAGCTTGTGCGGCAGATTGTGAGCGTCAATCATCCGGGGACCACGTATTTCAATCCTGGACAGGCTGATCAATAG
- a CDS encoding energy transducer TonB: protein MPATHRLHDQNGPYRLRILGSTAGAILLLILIFRFWPLPSDAPPEAFPYHTGGQELISIEEVQPTRQSQKPPPPPPPVIPFVVPDDIVLEQEVEFEEAFLTLEEYGEAESPDQPAPAGNAGASKAPDVAPRAIRLVEAEFPRAAMRKKIKAEVVVEVLVDKKGKVQDTRVVEQYLYGKSGKALVTDLGYGLEESARSAAARWMFRPARQNGYPVESYHTITFSFGV, encoded by the coding sequence ATGCCGGCTACCCATCGTTTACACGATCAGAACGGCCCGTATCGCCTGCGCATACTGGGTAGCACGGCGGGTGCAATTTTGTTACTCATTCTGATTTTCCGCTTCTGGCCTCTCCCCTCTGACGCCCCACCAGAAGCGTTCCCATACCACACTGGCGGGCAAGAGCTCATTTCTATAGAAGAGGTGCAGCCTACGCGGCAGAGTCAAAAACCTCCGCCGCCTCCGCCGCCCGTCATTCCGTTTGTGGTGCCAGACGACATTGTGCTCGAGCAAGAGGTCGAATTCGAAGAAGCCTTTCTCACGCTGGAAGAATACGGCGAAGCAGAATCACCCGACCAACCTGCCCCTGCGGGCAACGCCGGCGCATCCAAAGCACCTGATGTTGCCCCACGCGCGATTCGCCTTGTTGAAGCAGAATTCCCACGGGCTGCCATGCGCAAGAAAATAAAAGCTGAAGTAGTTGTAGAAGTGCTGGTAGACAAAAAGGGCAAAGTACAGGACACCCGTGTGGTTGAACAGTACCTGTATGGCAAAAGCGGGAAAGCGTTGGTGACAGATCTTGGCTACGGGCTGGAAGAATCTGCACGATCAGCAGCTGCACGGTGGATGTTCAGGCCGGCGCGGCAGAATGGCTACCCGGTGGAAAGCTACCACACCATCACCTTCAGCTTCGGTGTATAG
- the carA gene encoding glutamine-hydrolyzing carbamoyl-phosphate synthase small subunit, with product MEKRTMAARKPCKLALEDGTVVSGYAIGHIGETGGELCFNTSMTGYQEIMTDPSYHGQLMMMTYPHIGNYGAMDIDVEARRPMIAGLIVRSFTYQYSNKLADESLESFMKKHELVGLSGVDTRALVRHIRDKGVMNAVISSVDLDDASLVAKAKGWPSMEGLELASRVTTEEAYDFCTGDGARIAVYDFGVKTNILRSFQGRGCTVRVFPSATPLEAILAWQPDGIFMSNGPGDPRAMQDAINMVKEAEHTGIPMFGICLGHQLMALAQGIDVYKMYVGHRGANHPVQNLATRKVEVTTQNHGFSVDPASIADNIAEVTHLNLNDKTVEGLRFKQFKGFSVQFHPEASPGPHDSHYLFDAFLSMIAEDGRVRSTNGDADGLALA from the coding sequence ATGGAAAAAAGAACGATGGCTGCACGTAAACCATGTAAACTTGCACTGGAAGATGGGACTGTTGTGTCGGGCTACGCAATAGGCCATATCGGCGAAACAGGTGGTGAGCTTTGCTTCAATACCAGTATGACCGGATACCAGGAAATTATGACTGACCCTTCCTACCATGGGCAGCTCATGATGATGACGTACCCGCACATCGGCAACTATGGGGCAATGGATATTGACGTTGAGGCGCGTCGCCCGATGATTGCCGGCTTGATTGTGCGCTCTTTTACCTACCAGTATTCAAACAAGCTTGCCGACGAATCACTCGAGTCTTTTATGAAAAAGCACGAGTTGGTTGGTCTTTCAGGGGTTGATACCCGCGCCCTTGTGCGCCATATCAGAGATAAAGGGGTAATGAATGCCGTTATCTCTTCAGTAGACCTCGATGATGCAAGCCTCGTGGCAAAAGCCAAAGGCTGGCCATCCATGGAAGGGCTTGAGTTGGCCTCCCGTGTAACCACAGAAGAAGCCTACGATTTCTGCACCGGCGACGGTGCACGCATTGCGGTATACGACTTTGGGGTAAAAACGAATATCCTGCGCTCCTTTCAGGGCCGCGGGTGTACCGTGCGCGTATTCCCCTCCGCAACACCACTTGAGGCCATTCTGGCCTGGCAACCGGATGGCATCTTTATGTCAAACGGCCCTGGTGACCCACGCGCGATGCAAGACGCCATCAACATGGTGAAAGAGGCAGAGCACACCGGAATTCCAATGTTTGGCATTTGCCTGGGCCACCAACTCATGGCTTTGGCGCAGGGGATTGATGTCTACAAAATGTATGTCGGCCATCGCGGGGCAAACCATCCTGTACAAAACCTTGCGACGCGCAAAGTAGAAGTCACCACCCAGAACCACGGGTTCTCTGTAGATCCCGCGTCCATCGCTGATAACATTGCTGAGGTTACCCACCTTAATCTCAACGATAAAACCGTAGAAGGACTCCGCTTTAAACAATTTAAAGGCTTCTCTGTGCAGTTCCACCCGGAAGCATCTCCGGGGCCGCACGACAGCCACTACCTGTTCGATGCCTTTTTATCGATGATTGCCGAGGATGGACGCGTGCGTTCAACAAACGGTGATGCAGATGGACTTGCGCTGGCCTAA